The window CAATGGCGAGTTGATCCAGACAACTTCGGGCCCTGTGGCCGCCAATGGCTCAGTTTTAGTCCTCCATCCCGTCGGGCTTTCCTCAGAAGGCCATTACACCTGCAATGTCTCTATTGGCACTGTCGGAAGCAGCCAGTCCACCAGTGTGAGAGGCATGGATGCAAACCTGTCGCTTCTACTGCCGCCTCGGATTCTGACCGACAAACTCCCGCATTTGCGGGTGGGAGATTACACCAGCTTCCAACTTCGCACGTCTTCACCCTCGACCTTCTTCAGCGCTTCAGGCTTGCCCCATGGCATCATTCTGGATCCCTGGAGCGGGAGAGTTTTTGGGCAGCCTGCATTAGCCATCACCCTTGATCCTTCACACCCAGATCGGGCATCCCCTTATCGTGTGACATTCACCGCCTCTAATGAGAGCGGCGCAGGCCCAGCTATGGAACTTGAGTGGTGGATCCATCCGAAACCACAGACCCACAACTTTGCGGGACTCATCGCTCGAGAAAAGCTCTCCATGGATCCCCTGGGGCTGGGAGGTCGTTTTACCTTGAGCACCACGGCCAAAGGAACGCTGACAGGTTCCATGGTCATTGCGGGCAAAGCTTTTCCAGTCATCGGCAACCCAAGCTACAATACCGAAGATGGTGCGCTGGAAGGGGAGCTCCACTTTAACAAATCCGCTAAAAGTGAGCCCATCTTCGTGCGCATTCTTCCGAATGGGAGAGTTACCTCGGGATCCGATGGGGTTTTAGAAGGAGGCCAACTCCTGCCCAAAGCGGCTGCGAAGCAGCATCAAGGCCTGTATCCAGCCGCACTCCTGCCAGAAGTATCCCAAACAGCCCTTGAAGATGATGGCAGCACCCCAGGAGGTCTGGGATATCTGTCTTTCAAGGTCAGTCCGACAGGGACCGTCACCTATGCGGGCCGTCTGGGAGATGGCACCCAAGTAACGGGTAGCCATTCCCTGGTCATCCATCCCGAAGATACCGAAGCGGCGAGGCTTCCGATATACCTGATGCCACAGGCCCAGCGCAGCTTTTTTTCCGGCTGGGTCTCCTATGCTGAAGCTCAGGTGGATGGAAATCTGGAATGGGCCAAACAACCGCATGTCAAAAACACCACCTATCGCGAAGGATTTCTCCTCCAGTCTCTTCAAGTCATCGGCAGCCGTCACGTCGCACCTGCACCGGGCCAGACGTTGATGAATTTGGGTGACTCCGCCCATGACCTTGAGTTGACCAGCCCAGGTCTTCCAGAACCTGCCATCAAAACGCTGCAAGTTCAGCCCAATCACCGGGCCGTCATTTCAGGCAAAGGGGTACCCGCTGGCGTGGTGATGACCATTAGCCCCTCCACTTCCTTGTTTAGTGGGAGTTATGTCTCTGGAAAATACCGAGGATATCCCATTAAAGCCACCTTCCAGGGAGTCTTCGTCCCGAGGTTGGGACAGGGCGTGGGAACGATCCTGAGCCTATCCGAAGAGAGTCTGAAACTTAACCTGACGTCTCCTGAATTGGATGTCGGCCAAGTCCGAATCTTCCCAGCGAAGTGACAAAAAAAGCCGAGATGCTTCTCGCATCTCGGCTCTGCATTTGAGGGGAATCAGTTCGTCTTCAGCACTTCGATGAACGCCTCTTGAGGGATGTTCACGCGGCCGATGGACTTCATGCGCTTTTTGCCTTCCTTCTGCTTTTCCAGAAGCTTGCGCTTACGGGAAATGTCACCGCCGTAGCACTTGGCAGTCACGTCTTTGCGAAGGGCACTGATGGATTCACGGGCGATCACCTTGCCACCGATGGCAGCCTGGATGGCGACGACGAAAAGCTGCTGAGGAATGACTTCTTTGAGCTTGGCAGCGAGCTGGCGGCCTCGGGCCTCAGCCTTGCCACGGTGCACGATGCAGGAGAAAGCATCCACGGGCTCGCCTGCGATAAGCATGTCCATCTTCACGAGGTCATCGGCCTTATAGCCAGCATGCTCATAGTCCATACTGCCGTAACCACGGGTCAGGGACTTGAGCTTGTCATTGAAGTCCACGAGGATCTCATTCAGCGGGATCACGGTGTGCAGCAGCACGCGGCGGTCATCCAGGGTCTCGGTGTTGTTCACCTGCCCGCGTTTGTCCATGACGAGCTGCATGATGTCACCGATGTATTCGTTCGGGATCATCACGAAAACCTTCACGATCGGCTCGCGGATTTCATCAATCTCGTTGGCCGGTGGGAGGAAGCTCGGATTATCCACCAGGATCTCCGTGCCATCCGTTTTGCGGAGTTCGTAAATGACCGACGGATACGTCGAAATGACGTCCATGTTGAACTCACGACGCAGACGTTCCTGAACGATTTCCATGTGCAACAGACCGAGGAAACCGCAGCGGAAACCGAAGCCCAGCGCGGCGGAGCTTTCTGCCATGAAGGTGAACGCAGCGTCATTGATCTGCAGCTTACCCACGGCCAGCTTCAGCGCTTCAAAGTCATCCGTACTGATGGGGTAGATGCCACTGAAGACCAGAGGGTGGATCTCCTTGAAACCGGGCAGCGGCTCGGGCGCAGGCTTGCGAGATTCGGTCAGCGTATCGCCGATTTTCACATCTGCCGTCGTCTTCACGTTGGCGATGATGTAACCCACGTCGCCAGCTTCCAGTTTGTCACAAGCGACCATCTTCGGGCGGAAGGTACCGACTTCCTTGATTTCGGAGTCGTTGCCAGACGCCATGAGACGCACCTTTTGACCACGCACAATGGAGCCGGACATCACGCGGATGTAGCTGATAACGCCGCGATAGGGATCGAAAATGGAATCAAAAACGGAAGCGCGCAGGTAGCCGTCGCCGGGTTCTTTGGGTGCGGGAACGAAGGCAACGATGGCCTCCAAAATGTCTGTGATACCGATGCCCATCTTGGCGCTGGCAGAGACAGCTTCATCGGCTGGAAGCTGAAGGATTTCCTCAAGCTGCTTTTTCACCTTGTCCACGTCCGCGTTCGGCAGGTCAATTTTATTGATGACCGGGATGACGTGCAGGTTTTGCTGGAGGGCGAGATTCAAGTTCGCCACGGTCTGGGCTTCCACGCCCTGGCTGGCATCCACCAGGAGGAGGGCGCCTTCACAGGCGGCGAGGGAACGGCTGACTTCATAGCTGAAGTCCACGTGCCCTGGGGTATCCAGCAGGTTCAGCTTATAGATCAGTCCATCTTTGGCCTTGTAGTTCATGCACACCGGGTGCGCCTTGATGGTGATACCACGCTCACGTTCCAGGTCCATGCTGTCCAAAAGCTGGTCCTGTTGCTGTCGCTGCGTGATCGTCTGGGTAGCCTCCAGCAGACGGTCGGAAAGAGTGGTCTTTCCGTGGTCAATGTGAGCAATGATGGAGAAATTGCGGGTGCGTTCGATGGACATCAGAAAAGAGTCGGCTGGGGGATATACTCCCTAACCCCGAGTAGCGAAAGGGTCAAGGTCGGCCCGCAGGGAGTGTCGCAGTCACCTTTCGCCCAAATTTCGCGCCTCTAAACGCTCCACGTTGCTTTCGGATAGCCAGATGCGGCTTCCAATGCCTTGACGCACCTCTGTTTTCTCCGCTAAAACGGCTTCTTTATGGCCACCATCGCCGTTCTCGGCACACTCGATACCAAGGGACAAGAGCACGCCTATGTGGCGGAACTCATCCGTCAACGCGGGCACCAGCCCCTGCTGATTGATACTGGCAGCGGCAGCGCGCCCACGGTTTCACCCGACATTTCCCGCGAGGAAGTCGCCGCGGCAGGGGCTATTGATCTGGCGGGAATCCTCACTCGCCAGGATCGGGGGGAGGCCGTGACGGCCATGGCAGAAGCTTCGGCCAAGCTCCTTGCGGGCCTCGTTTCTTCGGGCCGGATTCAGGGGGTCATCTCCCTGGGCGGTGGCGGTGGCACTGCCATCAGCAGCAGCGCCATGCGCGCCTTGCCCATCGGTTTTCCGAAAGTCATGGTCTCCACCCTAGCTGCG is drawn from Prosthecobacter algae and contains these coding sequences:
- the lepA gene encoding translation elongation factor 4 — encoded protein: MSIERTRNFSIIAHIDHGKTTLSDRLLEATQTITQRQQQDQLLDSMDLERERGITIKAHPVCMNYKAKDGLIYKLNLLDTPGHVDFSYEVSRSLAACEGALLLVDASQGVEAQTVANLNLALQQNLHVIPVINKIDLPNADVDKVKKQLEEILQLPADEAVSASAKMGIGITDILEAIVAFVPAPKEPGDGYLRASVFDSIFDPYRGVISYIRVMSGSIVRGQKVRLMASGNDSEIKEVGTFRPKMVACDKLEAGDVGYIIANVKTTADVKIGDTLTESRKPAPEPLPGFKEIHPLVFSGIYPISTDDFEALKLAVGKLQINDAAFTFMAESSAALGFGFRCGFLGLLHMEIVQERLRREFNMDVISTYPSVIYELRKTDGTEILVDNPSFLPPANEIDEIREPIVKVFVMIPNEYIGDIMQLVMDKRGQVNNTETLDDRRVLLHTVIPLNEILVDFNDKLKSLTRGYGSMDYEHAGYKADDLVKMDMLIAGEPVDAFSCIVHRGKAEARGRQLAAKLKEVIPQQLFVVAIQAAIGGKVIARESISALRKDVTAKCYGGDISRKRKLLEKQKEGKKRMKSIGRVNIPQEAFIEVLKTN